A stretch of Verrucomicrobiia bacterium DNA encodes these proteins:
- a CDS encoding arsenate reductase ArsC encodes MNSQPPLALILCTGNSCRSHLAEGILRAAAGDLIRVASAGSKPAGYVHPLAVKAAAEIGLDISAHKSKHMNEFLEVPVETVITVCGNADQTCPVFPGQVNRYHWPFDDPAHALGTEEEKLAVFRQVRDEIRVVFEAYAAGRRDEAKRCA; translated from the coding sequence ATGAACTCCCAGCCACCCCTCGCACTCATTCTCTGCACCGGCAATTCCTGCCGATCTCATCTTGCGGAAGGCATTCTGAGGGCCGCGGCTGGCGATTTAATCCGAGTGGCCAGTGCCGGATCAAAGCCCGCCGGCTACGTGCATCCGCTCGCGGTGAAGGCCGCCGCCGAGATAGGATTGGATATCTCCGCACACAAGTCTAAGCACATGAACGAGTTCCTTGAGGTGCCCGTGGAAACCGTCATTACGGTCTGCGGGAACGCGGATCAGACTTGCCCGGTGTTCCCGGGCCAGGTGAACCGATACCATTGGCCATTCGACGACCCGGCGCATGCCTTGGGGACAGAGGAGGAGAAGCTCGCGGTCTTCCGCCAGGTGCGCGATGAGATCCGCGTCGTCTTTGAGGCATACGCCGCAGGCAGGCGCGATGAAGCAAAGCGGTGCGCATAG
- a CDS encoding MIP family channel protein has product MKRWFAEFLGTFALVFAGTGAIVVNGATDGTIGHVGIALTFGLVVLAMIYTFGDVSGAHLNPAVTMAFAAARRFAWGEVPGYVVAQILGALAASGLLRLLFPSDARLGATLPAGSSGQSFLLELVLTALLMLVILNVSTGAKEKGITAGIAVGAVIGLEAMFAGPICGASMNPARSLAPAVVSGQVQHLWLYLVAPILGALVAIPLCTGVREPGCCRGRCATTP; this is encoded by the coding sequence ATGAAACGCTGGTTCGCTGAGTTTCTTGGCACGTTCGCTCTCGTCTTCGCCGGCACCGGGGCCATCGTGGTCAATGGCGCCACGGACGGGACCATTGGCCACGTTGGGATCGCCCTGACCTTTGGCCTAGTGGTCCTGGCCATGATTTACACTTTCGGGGACGTGTCGGGTGCTCACCTGAATCCCGCGGTCACCATGGCGTTTGCCGCCGCGCGCCGCTTCGCGTGGGGCGAGGTACCGGGTTATGTGGTGGCACAGATTCTTGGTGCATTAGCGGCCAGCGGGCTGCTGCGCCTGCTCTTTCCGTCGGATGCTCGCTTGGGCGCCACGCTGCCGGCCGGTTCTTCGGGCCAGAGCTTCCTGCTCGAACTCGTGCTCACGGCCCTGCTGATGCTAGTCATCTTGAATGTTTCCACCGGCGCGAAGGAAAAGGGCATCACCGCGGGCATCGCCGTCGGCGCGGTGATCGGACTGGAGGCGATGTTCGCCGGACCGATTTGCGGCGCTTCAATGAATCCAGCCCGTTCATTGGCCCCGGCGGTGGTCAGCGGACAGGTGCAACATCTTTGGCTCTACCTCGTTGCACCAATCCTGGGAGCCCTGGTGGCTATTCCACTTTGCACCGGTGTGCGTGAACCTGGCTGTTGCCGCGGACGCTGTGCGACGACGCCTTGA
- a CDS encoding arsenite methyltransferase — MNAISSDTARVEWVRDEVRRHYARAAEDGNCCSTGGCGDRASATEVSTLGYSADEIAALPPGADLGLGCGNPQAIAALKPGEIVLDLGSGAGFDCFLAARAVGSTGRVIGVDMTPEMLSRAWANAAKSGMTQLDFRFGHIEALPVAENSVDVVISNCVINLSPDQPAVFREAFRVLKPGGRLAVADIVRTADLPPEIAADLAALCGCVAGASRVDELEMMLAAAGFADIRIRPKDASREFIRNWVPGRNAEDYVVSATIEAVKPGALVACCASSCCN; from the coding sequence ATGAACGCGATTTCTTCCGATACCGCTCGGGTTGAATGGGTCCGAGACGAGGTCCGCCGACACTATGCCCGCGCGGCCGAGGACGGGAACTGCTGCTCAACCGGTGGTTGCGGCGACCGTGCGTCAGCCACCGAGGTGTCCACGCTCGGCTATTCGGCAGACGAAATTGCCGCGTTGCCGCCAGGCGCCGATCTGGGGCTTGGTTGCGGCAACCCCCAGGCCATCGCGGCCTTGAAGCCAGGCGAGATTGTCCTGGACCTGGGCAGCGGCGCTGGCTTCGACTGCTTCCTGGCCGCTCGGGCTGTGGGCTCGACCGGCCGGGTGATCGGAGTGGACATGACACCTGAGATGCTGTCCCGGGCCTGGGCCAATGCCGCCAAATCAGGCATGACCCAGTTGGACTTCCGTTTCGGACACATCGAAGCGCTTCCCGTCGCTGAGAATTCAGTGGATGTCGTCATCTCCAATTGCGTGATCAATCTCTCCCCCGACCAGCCGGCGGTGTTTCGTGAAGCTTTCCGAGTGCTCAAGCCGGGCGGCCGGCTTGCGGTTGCCGACATTGTCCGCACGGCCGATCTCCCGCCGGAGATCGCGGCCGATCTGGCCGCCCTCTGCGGATGCGTCGCCGGCGCGTCCCGGGTAGATGAATTGGAAATGATGCTGGCTGCGGCGGGTTTCGCGGACATTCGTATCCGGCCCAAGGATGCCAGCCGCGAATTCATCCGAAACTGGGTTCCCGGCCGCAACGCCGAGGATTACGTAGTCTCTGCGACGATTGAAGCCGTGAAGCCGGGAGCTCTAGTCGCGTGTTGCGCGTCTTCCTGCTGCAATTGA
- a CDS encoding sigma-70 family RNA polymerase sigma factor, with amino-acid sequence MLRVFLLQLMSLTVEELWDEFAQDLRAFLHVRVTDHGAADDLLQEVFLKLHRHLPDLRDTERVEAWVYQIARHAVASHFRRARATGAEVPDLPEPVIEVEPALPDLRPAVRRFLDQLSTDHRDALLATEWEGLTQASYAARSGLSLSAAKSRVLRARTELKRLLEDCCRFELDGRGTIIEAIPRSPAAAADSDCACALPPVRSASHP; translated from the coding sequence GTGTTGCGCGTCTTCCTGCTGCAATTGATGTCGTTGACCGTCGAAGAACTCTGGGACGAGTTCGCGCAAGATCTGCGCGCGTTCCTGCACGTCCGGGTGACGGACCATGGGGCGGCGGATGACCTGCTTCAGGAAGTATTTCTAAAACTGCATCGCCATCTGCCGGATCTGCGCGACACGGAGCGTGTTGAGGCTTGGGTGTACCAAATCGCGCGCCATGCCGTCGCCAGCCACTTCCGCCGCGCACGAGCCACTGGCGCGGAGGTGCCGGACCTGCCCGAACCGGTGATCGAAGTGGAACCGGCTCTGCCGGACCTTCGTCCCGCCGTTCGTCGATTCCTTGACCAACTGTCAACCGACCATCGTGACGCCCTGCTCGCCACTGAATGGGAGGGGCTAACCCAGGCGTCGTACGCCGCGCGATCCGGTCTATCGTTGTCGGCCGCGAAGTCACGCGTGTTGCGCGCCCGGACCGAGCTGAAGCGCCTGCTGGAAGACTGCTGTCGCTTCGAACTCGACGGGCGCGGCACCATCATCGAGGCGATTCCTCGGAGCCCCGCTGCCGCCGCGGACTCCGACTGTGCCTGCGCTCTGCCACCGGTGCGCTCGGCGTCGCATCCATGA